One region of Wyeomyia smithii strain HCP4-BCI-WySm-NY-G18 chromosome 3, ASM2978416v1, whole genome shotgun sequence genomic DNA includes:
- the LOC129726791 gene encoding inhibitor of growth protein 3, with product MISQVTVEALHSATYVENYLDSVENLPDDVQRHLSRIREIDVLYRNHLRDVSVYYDQWSSMNGSSSGQLNGGAGSGGGGAGSDSSQPSTTEPSNASKRVMVRIQQGLIAAQELGDEKLQIVQQLQDLIDHKTRQLDQDFKNLGSDFFSRLDYNREEKLTEGQQKEIRSTSPSSACSPNNVISSPAAYVVNSGNGQSANVGGSNNGNGTGAGSGNGNYTGNSGVNSNASNGGVSVGSAVGSGGNGGGTGTGASGGNASTNAGAAERGSKRARRTRNDQNSGSANGSSTPNSSSGAHGQMDIDPIDTSNIKLEAGGSAGTNQASGSGAGGVSSGKGNSGQASGTGGGNSGGGGGGGQGKKGGTGSGKKKKRRTGRGQAREAREDTPPPEETIDPDEPTYCLCDQISFGEMILCDNDLCPIEWFHFSCVALMSKPKGKWFCPNCRGDRPNVMKPKAQFLKELERYNKEKEEKT from the exons ATGATAAGCCAGGTAACCGTGGAAGCGCTTCATTCGGCCACCTACGTAGAAAATTATTTGGATTCTGTCGAAAACTTGCCCGACGATGTACAAAGACACCTGTCCCGGATACGGGAGATTGATGTGTTATATCGGAACCATCTGCGAGATGTTAGTGTTTATTATGACCAGTGGAGCAGCATGAATGGGTCCTCCTCGGGGCAGCTGAACGGTGGCGCTGGTAGCGGAGGAGGTGGTGCTGGGAGTGACTCTTCCCAACCTTCTACGACGGAACCGAGTAACGCTTCCAAGAGAGTCATGGTTCGAATTCAGCAGGGCTTGATTGCGGCTCAGGAGCTGGGTGATGAAAAACTGCAAATTGTGCAACAGTTGCAGGATTTAATTGACCACAAGACGCGTCAGCTGGATCAAGATTTCAAGAATTTGGGCAGCGATTTCTTTTCcag ATTGGATTACAACCGAGAGGAAAAACTAACCGAGGGTCAACAAAAGGAAATTCGATCAACCAGTCCGAGCTCAGCATGTTCGCCAAACAATGTTATCTCATCACCAGCAGCTTATGTTGTGAACTCCGGTAACGGGCAGAGTGCAAACGTGGGCGGTTCTAACAATGGCAACGGAACGGGTGCTGGTTCCGGCAATGGGAATTACACTGGCAATAGTGGTGTCAACAGTAACGCCAGTAATGGCGGCGTTTCGGTAGGAAGTGCAGTTGGAAGTGGTGGAAATGGTGGTGGCACAGGAACGGGTGCTAGCGGTGGTAATGCAAGTACAAACGCTGGAGCTGCAGAGCGTGGTTCAAAGCGAGCTCGACGAACGAGGAACGATCAGAATAGTGGCAGTGCGAATGGTTCCAGCACTCCGAATTCCAGCTCCGGCGCTCACGGGCAAATGGACATTGACCCGATTGACACTAGCAATATCAAGCTGGAGGCTGGTGGTAGTGCAGGAACGAATCAAGCGTCCGGTAGCGGTGCCGGAGGAGTTTCGAGTGGCAAAGGAAACTCTGGGCAAGCGTCCGGCACTGGTGGTGGAAACAGTGGTGGTGGAGGTGGTGGCGGACAGGGCAAAAAAGGTGGAACAGGATCGGGGAAAAAGAAGAAACGAAGGACCGGACGGGGCCAGGCACGGGAAGCTCGTGAGGATACCCCGCCACCAGAAGAAACCATCGATCCTGATGAGCCGACGTATTGTTTGTGTGATCAG ATCTCCttcggcgagatgatcctctgTGATAATGATCTGTGCCCGATCGAATGGTTCCACTTTAGCTGCGTCGCGCTGATGTCCAAACCGAAGGGTAAGTGGTTCTGCCCCAACTGCCGTGGCGATCGGCCGAACGTGATGAAACCGAAGGCCCAATTTCTGAAGGAACTCGAACGCTACAATAAGGAGAAGGAGGAGAAAACCTAA